A genome region from Frankineae bacterium MT45 includes the following:
- a CDS encoding transcriptional regulator, TetR family, protein MTSATQSEAVSKRDQILDAAQEAFATKGFRGAPMAAIASAAGLTQPGLLHYFATKTHLLLAVLERRQDSDVENFWNFGGSYLDALIELTAENSERPGIIRLFATLSAEGVDPENPGHAWWTDRYATMRSLVIEALERDQAAGVLRADLDLNVTAVQIIAMMDGLQLQWLLHPEDVDMVAAMDSFLQTLRA, encoded by the coding sequence ATGACGAGCGCGACGCAGTCCGAAGCTGTCTCCAAGCGAGACCAGATCCTGGACGCTGCGCAGGAGGCGTTCGCGACGAAAGGATTTCGTGGCGCCCCGATGGCGGCGATCGCCAGCGCCGCCGGTCTCACCCAGCCGGGGCTGCTGCACTATTTCGCGACGAAGACTCACCTTTTGCTGGCGGTTCTCGAGCGGCGACAGGATTCGGATGTGGAGAACTTCTGGAACTTCGGTGGCAGCTACCTCGACGCACTGATCGAACTCACGGCCGAGAATTCGGAGCGGCCGGGCATCATCCGGCTCTTCGCCACGCTGTCGGCGGAGGGAGTGGATCCGGAGAATCCGGGCCATGCCTGGTGGACTGATCGCTACGCGACGATGCGCTCACTGGTTATCGAGGCACTGGAGCGTGATCAGGCCGCAGGGGTGCTTCGCGCCGATCTCGATCTGAATGTGACGGCGGTGCAGATCATCGCGATGATGGACGGCCTGCAATTGCAGTGGCTGCTCCACCCCGAAGACGTCGACATGGTGGCGGCGATGGACTCGTTCCTGCAGACGCTGCGGGCCTGA
- a CDS encoding beta-glucosidase, translated as MNRRIVLWAVLVAALSNCLIAVIDAPNNAQAATPRCPWVGSSAPVKTRVAQVMGAMALPQKIALLHGQLGSSYAGLTPAIAALCIPAMNFQDGPAGVGDGLTGVTQLPAPVAAAATWDPVAERHYGAVLGAEEAGKGTTVTLAPTVNLVRDPRWGRAFESTGEDPYLAGRTGAALIEGIQSQGELAQVKHLAAYNQETNRNTAADNAVVSTRALQELYLPAFGTAVKSAAVASVMCSYSTVNGTPACQNKLLQNAVLRDEFGFDGFVTSDWFATKSTVASANGGLDIEMPDGAYFGSALSAAVAAGTISMATIDNMVAGILTQMFGFGLFDRAPTGSPAQIVTNDAHVAVARSVAAEGTVLLKNKGNSLPITSAVRSIAVIGDDAADHPQYTGGGSASVRADYEVAPLLGIQRRAPAGTSVLFDPGVSATSAAATAARADVAVVFASKFEAEESDLSSIDLSASLNNLISAVAAANPNTIVVLNTGSAVTMPWIDGVAGVLEAWYPGQENGTAIAQVLFGDVNPSGHLPVTFPRSLADVPAQTLAQWPGVDGNVQYSEGLQVGYRWYDQQGIVPLFPFGYGLSYTKFAYSDLHLSPVNAGGSLTVAATVTNIGSRTGSDVAQLYIGAPAAVGEPPKQLKGYKRVTLSPGASTRVYFPLSLKDLAAWSTAANAFVTAPGSYDVWVGDSSRDLPLHTALTVASGRPGRTVSLTNPGPVDVAVGTGFGQQIVGSDSAGAALTYSASGLPAGVTVSGDGLLSGTALRAGTTTVTVTASDSSGAAGTTTFILTVNPAPAGGGRTGPVTGLAGLCLDVRGDSNVDTTAVEIFPCNGTNAQQWTPHSDGTLRALGKCLDAAAAGTRDGTRVQLYTCNGTGAQQWSVSGSALINVGSGLCLDVPAGLPAPGSQVQIYHCNGTAAQQWTLP; from the coding sequence GTGAACCGCCGAATCGTCCTCTGGGCCGTCCTCGTGGCTGCCCTCTCGAACTGCCTGATCGCTGTTATCGATGCCCCGAACAACGCCCAAGCCGCGACGCCCCGCTGTCCCTGGGTCGGCTCCAGCGCGCCCGTCAAGACACGGGTCGCGCAGGTCATGGGGGCGATGGCACTGCCGCAGAAGATTGCCCTTCTGCATGGCCAACTCGGCTCTTCATATGCCGGCCTCACGCCGGCCATCGCTGCTCTCTGCATACCGGCCATGAACTTCCAGGACGGGCCGGCCGGCGTCGGCGACGGGCTCACCGGGGTGACCCAACTACCCGCGCCGGTGGCCGCCGCCGCCACCTGGGATCCGGTGGCCGAGCGTCATTACGGCGCGGTCCTCGGAGCCGAAGAGGCCGGCAAGGGGACGACGGTGACCCTGGCCCCCACGGTGAACCTCGTTCGCGATCCGCGTTGGGGACGCGCCTTCGAATCGACCGGTGAGGACCCCTATCTGGCCGGCCGCACTGGCGCTGCGCTGATCGAGGGCATACAGAGTCAGGGCGAGTTGGCTCAGGTGAAGCACCTGGCCGCCTACAACCAGGAGACCAACCGCAATACCGCGGCCGACAACGCCGTGGTCTCGACCCGCGCCCTACAGGAGCTCTATCTCCCCGCCTTCGGTACGGCGGTGAAGTCGGCCGCCGTCGCCTCGGTGATGTGCTCGTACAGCACCGTCAACGGCACCCCGGCCTGTCAGAACAAGCTGCTGCAGAATGCGGTGCTGCGCGATGAATTCGGGTTCGACGGTTTCGTCACCTCGGACTGGTTCGCCACGAAGTCGACCGTCGCCTCCGCCAATGGCGGGTTGGATATCGAGATGCCCGACGGCGCCTACTTCGGCAGCGCACTCTCCGCGGCCGTCGCCGCCGGGACGATCTCGATGGCCACCATCGACAACATGGTCGCAGGCATCCTGACCCAGATGTTCGGATTCGGCCTCTTCGACCGAGCCCCCACCGGCTCCCCGGCCCAGATCGTCACCAACGATGCCCACGTCGCGGTGGCACGTTCAGTCGCGGCCGAGGGCACCGTCCTGCTGAAGAACAAGGGGAATTCACTACCGATCACGTCGGCCGTGCGCAGCATCGCGGTCATCGGGGACGATGCGGCCGATCATCCGCAGTACACCGGCGGGGGTAGCGCCAGCGTCCGCGCCGACTACGAGGTCGCGCCGCTGCTCGGCATCCAGCGACGCGCGCCGGCCGGCACCTCCGTCCTCTTCGACCCAGGGGTCAGCGCGACCTCAGCCGCGGCAACCGCAGCCCGGGCTGACGTGGCCGTCGTCTTTGCCAGCAAGTTCGAGGCCGAGGAGTCGGATCTCAGTTCCATCGATCTCTCGGCATCCCTGAACAATCTGATCAGCGCGGTCGCCGCGGCCAATCCGAACACCATCGTCGTGCTGAACACCGGATCCGCCGTAACGATGCCTTGGATCGACGGCGTCGCCGGTGTCCTTGAGGCCTGGTACCCGGGGCAGGAGAACGGTACAGCCATTGCGCAGGTTCTCTTCGGTGACGTGAACCCGTCCGGGCATCTACCGGTGACCTTCCCCCGTTCGCTGGCCGACGTGCCGGCTCAGACGCTCGCCCAGTGGCCCGGTGTGGACGGGAATGTTCAATATTCTGAGGGACTCCAGGTCGGTTACCGCTGGTACGACCAGCAGGGCATCGTGCCGCTCTTTCCGTTCGGCTACGGCCTCTCGTACACGAAATTCGCGTACAGCGATCTGCACCTCTCGCCCGTCAACGCCGGCGGTTCACTCACGGTCGCCGCGACAGTCACGAACATCGGCAGCCGAACTGGATCGGACGTCGCGCAGCTCTATATCGGCGCACCGGCCGCCGTCGGAGAACCACCCAAGCAACTCAAGGGGTACAAGCGGGTGACGCTGAGCCCCGGCGCCAGCACTCGGGTCTACTTTCCCCTCAGCCTGAAGGACTTGGCGGCCTGGTCGACCGCCGCGAACGCCTTCGTCACCGCGCCCGGTTCCTACGACGTGTGGGTCGGCGACTCATCGCGGGATCTGCCCCTGCATACGGCGCTGACGGTCGCCTCCGGCCGCCCCGGACGCACGGTGTCGTTGACGAACCCCGGTCCCGTCGACGTCGCGGTCGGCACCGGCTTCGGCCAGCAGATCGTGGGGAGTGACTCGGCCGGAGCCGCCCTGACCTACAGCGCGTCCGGGCTACCGGCCGGGGTCACCGTGAGCGGCGACGGGCTGCTCTCCGGTACTGCACTCCGGGCAGGAACGACCACTGTCACCGTGACGGCGAGCGATTCGTCCGGCGCGGCCGGCACAACCACCTTCATCCTGACCGTGAACCCGGCGCCCGCGGGAGGCGGCCGCACCGGCCCGGTCACCGGACTGGCCGGCCTCTGCCTGGACGTCCGCGGCGACTCCAACGTCGACACCACGGCGGTGGAGATCTTTCCGTGCAATGGGACGAATGCCCAGCAATGGACGCCACATTCGGACGGCACCCTGCGGGCCCTGGGCAAGTGTCTGGATGCCGCCGCCGCCGGCACGAGGGACGGCACCCGGGTGCAGCTCTACACCTGCAACGGCACCGGGGCCCAGCAGTGGTCGGTCTCCGGATCCGCGCTGATCAACGTTGGCTCCGGTCTCTGCCTGGACGTTCCGGCCGGGCTTCCGGCGCCAGGGAGTCAGGTGCAGATCTACCACTGCAACGGAACGGCGGCCCAGCAATGGACATTGCCGTGA
- a CDS encoding HAD superfamily, subfamily IIIB (Acid phosphatase): MRFVRRFSQFSRVTRTLLVGLAAVLVAAGGGVAYSAVAQPAIHTSTPRSANQITNIDVLRQQIRNYYGDPLGTGTFAADSNYAKEASRVAADGTRYLDHAHSRKTKAILLDVDDTSLATWNYEVASNWAYNPTTNAAFVNGQLFPAVPGMVAMATSAAQHGYAIFFLTGRPATQEAVTLGNLTSDGVGVDAGYPAPTTLNDGEDGLFTKPAVADYPDYLKKACAGDPNGGTCTTIHYKSATRAHIESLGYDIVANFGDQYSDLIGGSADRTFKLPNPNYYLP; encoded by the coding sequence ATGCGTTTTGTCAGGCGATTCAGTCAGTTCTCTCGCGTAACAAGGACCTTACTTGTGGGGCTGGCCGCGGTGCTGGTCGCCGCCGGGGGAGGGGTCGCCTACAGTGCGGTCGCTCAGCCCGCGATCCATACCAGCACGCCGCGGTCGGCCAACCAGATCACTAATATCGACGTCCTGCGCCAGCAGATCCGCAATTATTACGGCGATCCGCTCGGCACCGGTACCTTTGCTGCCGACAGCAACTACGCGAAGGAGGCGAGCCGGGTCGCAGCCGACGGAACGCGCTATCTCGACCACGCGCACTCCCGCAAGACAAAGGCGATTCTGCTCGACGTGGATGACACGTCGCTGGCCACCTGGAACTACGAGGTCGCCAGCAACTGGGCTTACAACCCCACGACCAATGCCGCCTTCGTCAATGGCCAACTCTTCCCCGCCGTTCCCGGTATGGTCGCGATGGCGACTTCGGCCGCCCAGCACGGCTACGCGATCTTCTTCCTGACCGGTCGTCCGGCGACCCAGGAGGCGGTGACGCTGGGCAACCTCACCTCGGACGGAGTGGGCGTGGACGCCGGCTACCCGGCACCGACGACCCTCAACGACGGTGAGGACGGCCTCTTCACCAAGCCGGCCGTGGCGGACTACCCGGACTACCTCAAGAAGGCCTGCGCCGGAGATCCGAACGGGGGAACCTGCACCACGATCCATTACAAGTCGGCCACCCGAGCGCACATCGAATCGCTCGGCTACGACATCGTGGCGAACTTCGGCGACCAGTACAGTGACTTGATCGGCGGCAGTGCCGACCGCACCTTCAAGCTGCCGAACCCGAACTACTACCTGCCCTAG
- a CDS encoding prostaglandin-endoperoxide synthase 2, with product MFPQLPKSINHLIPKLVGPLRDVPAVRGLLSGLIINEFSYSTTLRPRPLSLMSDYTSWASLTDRSYSGRHLPPASDEAIAALPPQEEVVALFRRKKEIKSTDTSVMFMFFAQWFVDSFLSTDMVDFRRNHSNHEIDLCEIYGLTPAQTELLRSHEGGRLKSQLIDGEEYPQFYFQPREPGADLVVKPEFVGLFDENFVLNVILGDAPDDRKDSFFAVGLAHGNSTIGNTIMNIVWLREHNRLAGELAARYPEWDDERIFQTTRNITIVLLLKLVVEEYIKHIGPWDVPVELVPLIADSERWNRTNWAAVEFNILYRWHMLVPDAIGEGADEIGADAVRNNNPLVISLGVEKLMSQCSNVLAGKIGLHNTPTFLVDRHGDSPSIEERTVMLGRSARLCSYNDYREAYGHKRMTSYHELTHDKAVQERLQSLYGDIDNLEWYVGIFAEEYPDYMMMGDLLTSMVANDAFTQALTNPLLARHVYSPQTFSTLGLKTIEETQSLQQIVQRNSKDPASVYVSFSCSGK from the coding sequence ATGTTTCCGCAGCTGCCGAAGTCGATCAATCACCTGATCCCGAAACTGGTCGGCCCGCTGCGGGACGTGCCGGCGGTCCGCGGCCTGCTGAGCGGGTTGATCATCAATGAATTCAGCTACTCGACGACCCTGCGCCCCCGCCCACTGTCGCTGATGAGCGACTACACGAGCTGGGCCAGTCTGACCGACCGCAGCTACTCGGGACGCCATCTGCCACCGGCCAGCGACGAGGCGATCGCCGCGCTGCCACCACAGGAGGAGGTGGTGGCGTTGTTTCGCCGGAAGAAGGAGATCAAGTCGACCGACACCAGCGTGATGTTCATGTTCTTCGCGCAGTGGTTCGTCGACAGCTTCCTCTCAACCGACATGGTGGACTTTCGCCGCAATCATTCGAACCACGAGATCGACCTCTGCGAGATCTACGGCCTCACACCCGCTCAGACCGAACTGCTGCGCTCGCACGAGGGTGGCCGGCTGAAGAGTCAGCTCATCGACGGCGAGGAGTACCCGCAGTTCTACTTCCAACCCCGCGAGCCAGGAGCCGATCTGGTGGTGAAACCCGAATTCGTCGGGCTCTTCGACGAGAACTTCGTCCTCAACGTGATCCTGGGCGATGCCCCGGACGATCGGAAGGACTCATTCTTCGCCGTCGGCCTCGCCCACGGCAACTCCACCATCGGCAACACGATCATGAATATCGTCTGGCTTCGGGAGCACAATCGCCTGGCCGGTGAACTCGCCGCGCGGTACCCGGAGTGGGACGACGAGCGAATCTTCCAGACGACGCGGAACATCACCATCGTGCTGCTGCTCAAGCTCGTCGTCGAGGAGTACATCAAGCACATCGGCCCCTGGGACGTGCCGGTCGAACTGGTACCCCTGATCGCCGACAGCGAGCGCTGGAACCGGACCAACTGGGCCGCTGTGGAGTTCAACATCCTGTACCGGTGGCACATGCTCGTCCCGGATGCCATCGGTGAGGGAGCCGACGAGATCGGTGCCGACGCGGTGCGCAACAACAACCCGCTGGTGATCTCGCTCGGCGTCGAGAAGCTGATGAGCCAGTGCTCGAACGTGCTCGCCGGCAAGATCGGGCTCCACAACACCCCGACATTTCTGGTTGATCGGCACGGTGACTCACCGTCGATCGAGGAGCGCACGGTGATGCTCGGCCGCTCGGCCCGGCTGTGCTCCTACAACGACTACCGCGAGGCCTACGGTCACAAGCGGATGACCAGCTATCACGAACTGACGCATGACAAGGCCGTCCAGGAGCGCCTCCAGTCGCTCTACGGCGATATCGACAACCTGGAGTGGTACGTCGGCATCTTCGCCGAGGAGTACCCCGACTACATGATGATGGGCGACCTGCTCACGTCGATGGTGGCCAACGATGCCTTCACTCAGGCGCTGACGAATCCGCTGCTGGCGCGGCACGTCTACTCGCCGCAGACGTTCTCCACGCTCGGGCTGAAGACCATCGAAGAGACGCAGAGCCTGCAGCAGATCGTCCAACGCAACTCGAAGGATCCAGCCAGCGTCTACGTCAGCTTCAGCTGCTCGGGGAAGTAG
- a CDS encoding DNA-binding transcriptional regulator, MarR family, producing MLGLMPDPRATPAAGPPSSFRGPGVAFLLAQVGARAAEEFSSALSELELSPGLAGIMRLLSVDPAVTQQQLAQKLRTAPSRVVAYLDDLEARGWITRTRDAGDRRANIIHLTPAGRQSFAAIATVGRRHEERVTQPLTDDEAATLRELLTRVAAGLDLTEGVHPGYRSAAGRPDPESDTR from the coding sequence ATGCTCGGCCTCATGCCGGATCCGAGAGCGACCCCAGCCGCGGGCCCACCATCGAGCTTTCGGGGGCCCGGGGTTGCGTTCCTGCTCGCCCAGGTCGGGGCCCGGGCCGCGGAGGAGTTCTCCAGCGCCCTCAGCGAACTCGAACTGAGCCCCGGCCTCGCCGGCATCATGCGCCTGCTGAGCGTCGACCCCGCGGTCACCCAGCAGCAGCTGGCCCAGAAGCTCCGAACGGCGCCGAGCAGGGTCGTGGCGTACCTGGACGATCTCGAGGCTCGAGGGTGGATCACCCGCACTCGCGATGCCGGCGACCGGCGGGCCAACATCATCCACCTCACCCCAGCGGGGCGGCAGTCCTTCGCCGCTATCGCCACCGTCGGTCGACGCCACGAGGAGCGCGTCACCCAACCCCTGACCGACGACGAAGCGGCGACACTGCGGGAACTTCTGACCCGGGTCGCGGCCGGACTCGACCTGACCGAGGGCGTCCACCCCGGGTACCGCAGCGCGGCGGGGCGGCCGGACCCCGAGAGCGACACGCGCTAG
- a CDS encoding methyl-accepting chemotaxis protein, translated as MSEVRRWSKISGTSSIAARLVSAFLVVTAATVAVGLVGLHELSALNTKAKTIYVAGAVPAEAVRSLEGTWFHYTTDLAQSGLTTVLPADEIAAVTADSKVQLKKLTDDIAQVQKMSLAPAAQAAVSTLSSDLANYLRDIALLPEAIASGDKGKTSALLGETQQIQSSIPAILTSAATAQLDGAHADAKRAESAYSSARSLIIVLMALGLAVGVAIALATARSLSRPIRRTEGVLQRMAGGDLTARVEISGRDELARMGASLNTSLASVAEVVRLINASATELSDASESLTGVATSISESADTAANKAAAVARSSEEVSANVSTVATGADEMSLSIREIATNAAQAATVAADAMAVAETATQTISKLGESSVEIGNVIKVITSIAAQTNLLALNATIEAARAGEAGKGFAVVASEVKELAQETARATDDIGRRVSAIQADTAGAVEAIERITEVIGHVHGFQITIASAVEEQNATTDEMGRNVGLAAVTSATIADGISAVAEATQAASDGARRSGEAATELAGMSAQLRGVISRFTA; from the coding sequence ATGAGTGAAGTCCGGCGCTGGTCCAAGATTTCCGGGACCTCCAGCATCGCCGCCCGTCTGGTGAGTGCCTTTCTGGTGGTGACTGCGGCGACGGTGGCCGTCGGGCTCGTCGGGCTGCACGAACTCTCGGCACTGAACACCAAGGCGAAGACCATCTACGTCGCCGGTGCTGTTCCGGCCGAGGCGGTGCGCAGCCTCGAGGGCACTTGGTTCCACTACACGACCGACCTGGCCCAGAGTGGCCTCACCACCGTCCTGCCGGCCGATGAGATCGCTGCCGTCACCGCAGACAGCAAGGTGCAGCTCAAGAAACTCACCGACGACATCGCCCAGGTGCAGAAGATGTCGCTCGCCCCGGCGGCCCAGGCCGCGGTCTCCACCCTCTCCAGTGACCTGGCGAACTACCTGCGCGACATCGCGCTGCTGCCGGAAGCGATCGCCTCCGGCGACAAGGGTAAGACGAGTGCACTACTGGGCGAGACCCAGCAGATTCAGAGCAGCATCCCGGCCATCCTGACCTCAGCGGCGACCGCTCAGCTCGATGGAGCCCACGCGGATGCCAAGCGAGCCGAATCGGCCTACTCGAGCGCCCGGTCGCTGATCATCGTGTTGATGGCGCTCGGCCTCGCCGTCGGCGTGGCCATCGCCCTGGCGACGGCTCGTTCGCTGAGCCGTCCGATCCGCCGCACCGAGGGGGTCCTGCAGCGGATGGCCGGTGGTGACCTCACCGCCCGCGTCGAGATCAGCGGCCGTGACGAGTTGGCCCGGATGGGGGCATCGCTCAACACCAGCCTGGCCTCGGTCGCCGAGGTGGTCCGTCTCATCAACGCCTCCGCTACTGAGCTCTCCGACGCCAGTGAGAGCCTCACCGGAGTCGCCACCTCGATCTCGGAGTCGGCCGACACCGCGGCCAACAAGGCGGCCGCGGTGGCCCGCTCGTCGGAGGAGGTGTCGGCCAACGTCTCCACGGTCGCGACCGGCGCCGACGAGATGTCCTTGAGCATTCGTGAGATCGCGACCAACGCTGCTCAAGCCGCCACCGTCGCGGCCGACGCGATGGCGGTCGCCGAGACGGCCACTCAGACGATCTCCAAGCTTGGCGAGTCGAGCGTCGAGATCGGCAACGTCATCAAGGTCATCACCTCCATCGCGGCCCAGACGAACCTGCTAGCCCTCAATGCCACGATCGAGGCGGCCCGAGCCGGTGAGGCCGGCAAGGGATTCGCGGTGGTGGCCAGCGAGGTGAAGGAACTGGCCCAGGAGACGGCCCGGGCCACCGACGACATCGGCCGCCGCGTCTCAGCGATCCAGGCCGACACCGCCGGAGCGGTCGAGGCCATCGAGCGCATCACCGAGGTGATCGGGCACGTGCACGGCTTCCAGATCACGATCGCCAGCGCCGTCGAGGAGCAGAACGCGACCACCGATGAGATGGGGCGCAACGTGGGGCTGGCCGCCGTCACCTCAGCCACCATCGCGGACGGGATCTCAGCCGTGGCCGAGGCGACTCAGGCGGCGAGCGACGGCGCCCGGCGCTCCGGCGAGGCCGCGACCGAACTGGCCGGAATGAGCGCGCAACTGCGCGGTGTCATCAGCCGCTTCACCGCCTGA
- a CDS encoding 4-methylaminobutanoate oxidase (formaldehyde-forming), which yields MVPTVPARAQVVIVGGGVIGTSVAYHLTQLGYRDLVLLEQGRLSGGTTWHAAGLVGQLRASESGTRLVQYSTELYARLESETGLSAGYKRCGGVTLARTEERMVQLRRTAAAAVAYDLECEIITSAQARERYPLIRDDDLVGAIWLPGDGTANPTDLTAALARGARMRGAQIVEKVRVLGIDTDGGAVTGVRTDAGDIEAELVVNCAGQWAKAIGAMCGVNVPLHSAEHFYVVTDQIEGVRRDLPILRDPDGYTYFKEEVGALVVGGFEPQAKPWVSPDALPYPFEFQLLDEDWDQFSILMQSALHRIPVLQETGIKKFYNGPESFTPDNQFILGEAPELKNFFVAAGFNSVGIASAGGAGRALAEWIANSGPTSDLVGVDIRRFAPFNGNNQWLRARVGEVLGLHYAVPWPNREFDSARPFRRPAAYQELQRRGALFGSKMGWERVNVFAPAGSPAELEYAWGKQNWQSWSDAEQRATRNEVALYDQTSFGKLLISGPDAAARLQWLCTGDVDGPVGRAVYTGMLNERGGYEADVTVTRLGAEEFLLVTGAGSVLRDADHLRRHTPPEARMSVVDVTAAYAVYGVMGPRSRQLLQSLSDSDLGNDAFPFATSREISLGAATVRATRITYVGELGWELYVPTEFAVGVYEALHEAGAKLGLIDAGYYAINSLRLEKGYRAFGSDLTPDFGPVESGLLFACKLDSGEPFLGRAAVEQAIAEGPRRRLVSVVLGDHDAQTCTVWGGELLLRDGEPVGQLTSAAWGATLDAAVALVYVRRTDGGVVSGEYLREGEYQVDVAGTLVPASVSLRPPYDPTSARIRG from the coding sequence GTGGTCCCCACAGTCCCGGCCCGGGCGCAGGTCGTCATCGTCGGAGGCGGTGTCATCGGCACGAGCGTCGCCTATCACCTGACCCAGCTCGGCTACCGAGACCTCGTGCTGCTCGAGCAGGGCCGCCTCTCCGGTGGCACCACCTGGCACGCCGCCGGCCTGGTCGGGCAGCTGCGGGCGTCGGAGTCAGGTACCCGTCTGGTGCAGTATTCGACGGAACTCTATGCCCGTCTGGAGAGCGAGACCGGTCTGAGCGCGGGGTACAAGCGCTGCGGCGGGGTGACGCTGGCCCGCACCGAGGAGCGTATGGTCCAGCTGCGCCGCACCGCGGCCGCAGCGGTTGCCTATGACCTGGAGTGCGAGATCATCACCTCCGCCCAGGCTCGCGAACGCTACCCGCTGATCCGCGACGACGATCTGGTCGGGGCGATCTGGCTCCCCGGTGACGGCACGGCCAACCCGACCGACCTGACCGCCGCCCTGGCCCGCGGCGCCCGGATGCGGGGAGCACAGATCGTCGAGAAAGTAAGGGTGTTGGGCATCGACACGGACGGTGGCGCCGTGACCGGCGTGCGCACCGATGCCGGCGACATCGAGGCCGAGCTCGTGGTCAACTGCGCGGGCCAGTGGGCGAAGGCGATCGGGGCGATGTGCGGGGTGAATGTCCCCCTCCATTCGGCCGAGCACTTCTACGTGGTCACCGATCAGATCGAGGGTGTGCGGCGAGACCTGCCGATCCTGCGGGATCCGGACGGCTACACCTACTTCAAGGAGGAGGTCGGCGCACTGGTCGTCGGCGGATTCGAACCCCAAGCAAAACCCTGGGTCTCCCCGGACGCACTCCCCTACCCCTTCGAGTTCCAACTGCTGGATGAGGACTGGGACCAGTTCTCGATCCTCATGCAGAGCGCCCTGCATCGCATCCCCGTGCTGCAGGAGACGGGGATCAAGAAGTTCTACAACGGCCCGGAGAGTTTCACCCCGGACAACCAATTCATCCTGGGCGAGGCGCCGGAGTTGAAGAACTTCTTCGTCGCCGCCGGTTTCAACTCCGTCGGCATCGCCTCGGCCGGAGGGGCCGGCCGGGCACTGGCCGAGTGGATCGCCAACTCCGGCCCGACCTCGGACCTCGTCGGCGTCGACATCCGCCGCTTCGCCCCATTCAACGGTAACAACCAGTGGCTGCGGGCCCGGGTCGGCGAGGTGCTCGGGCTCCACTACGCAGTGCCCTGGCCCAACCGGGAGTTCGACTCGGCCCGTCCCTTCCGCCGCCCGGCGGCCTACCAGGAACTGCAGCGCCGGGGCGCGCTCTTCGGGTCCAAGATGGGCTGGGAGCGGGTCAACGTCTTCGCACCGGCCGGGTCGCCGGCCGAGCTCGAGTACGCCTGGGGGAAGCAGAACTGGCAGTCCTGGTCGGACGCCGAGCAGCGCGCGACCCGCAACGAGGTGGCGCTCTACGACCAGACGTCCTTTGGAAAGCTGCTGATCAGTGGCCCGGACGCCGCCGCCCGCCTGCAGTGGCTCTGCACCGGCGACGTCGACGGCCCCGTCGGTCGGGCCGTCTACACCGGGATGCTCAACGAGCGCGGCGGTTACGAGGCCGACGTGACCGTGACCCGGCTCGGAGCCGAGGAGTTCCTGCTGGTCACCGGTGCCGGTTCGGTGCTGCGCGACGCCGACCACCTGCGCCGGCACACACCGCCCGAAGCCCGGATGAGCGTCGTGGACGTCACCGCCGCCTACGCCGTCTACGGGGTGATGGGGCCTCGATCCCGGCAGTTGCTGCAGTCACTGAGCGACAGCGACCTCGGCAATGACGCCTTCCCCTTCGCCACCAGCCGCGAGATCAGCCTCGGAGCGGCCACCGTGCGGGCCACCCGAATCACCTACGTTGGCGAGTTGGGCTGGGAACTCTACGTCCCCACCGAGTTCGCCGTCGGGGTGTACGAGGCCCTGCACGAGGCTGGGGCCAAGCTGGGCCTGATCGACGCCGGGTACTACGCCATCAACTCACTGCGGCTGGAGAAGGGGTACCGGGCCTTCGGCAGCGACCTGACGCCCGACTTCGGGCCGGTCGAGTCGGGGCTCCTCTTCGCCTGCAAACTCGACTCGGGGGAACCCTTCCTGGGACGGGCGGCCGTGGAGCAGGCGATCGCGGAGGGTCCGCGGCGCCGGCTCGTGTCGGTGGTCCTCGGCGATCACGATGCCCAGACGTGCACCGTCTGGGGCGGGGAGTTGCTGCTGCGCGACGGCGAACCGGTCGGGCAGCTCACCTCGGCGGCCTGGGGGGCGACCCTCGACGCGGCGGTGGCCCTGGTCTACGTGCGCCGCACCGATGGGGGCGTCGTCAGCGGCGAGTACCTGCGCGAGGGTGAGTATCAGGTGGACGTGGCCGGAACCCTGGTGCCGGCCTCCGTCTCGCTGCGCCCGCCGTATGACCCCACTTCCGCCCGCATTCGCGGCTGA